In Phlebotomus papatasi isolate M1 chromosome 1, Ppap_2.1, whole genome shotgun sequence, the following proteins share a genomic window:
- the LOC129798365 gene encoding moesin/ezrin/radixin homolog 2 isoform X2, producing the protein MQQLKYRGAVAQFSGGENQLPHIPKGEALAERDFVSLGWNMVDILKMRPFRRKKSKKQLPVKVITFDSELEFHLEHRATGQFLFELVCQTIGLRETWYFGLQYEDSKGNLSWLKMDKKVLDQSVNLSNEGGCVFMFYAKFFPENVNEELVQEITQHLFFLQVKQGILSMDIYCPPEASVLLASYAVQAKYGDYDEENCKPGLLASENLLPQRVIDQYQMTPRMWEDRIKIWYSDHKGMSRDEAEMEYLKIAQDLDMYGVNYFPITNKKNTELWLGVTAMGLNIYEKNNKLQPRTTFQWSEIRHIGFDDKKFTIKPVENKSPNFIFISQKLRINKLILDLCVGNHDLFMRRRKPDTMEIQQMKAQAKEEKQRRQIERNKLSREKQLREQAERDKANLEQRLMQLQEEMQNASEALRRSEEAAEIYAEKSRVNQEQMILTEHKAHTFKQEMNRLRETALKTEKEKGDLEKRIRDTEFYVAKLTEEKEKRSAEADKLKKELMYARAAERDATQKLLSFLSRSVNQSSSVEPSISGSDVTESQILDVELCHYDVIAGGDMEEIDREIEKER; encoded by the exons ATGCAGCAACTGAAGTATCGAGG CGCGGTTGCACAATTTTCGGGTGGAGAAAATCAG TTGCCACACATTCCAAAGGGGGAAGCTCTGGCTGAGAGAGATTTTGTGTCTTTAGGTTGGAATATGGTGGATATCCTGAAAATGCGCCCCTTCCGTCGAAAGAAGTCCAAGAAGCAACTCCCCGTGAAGGTGATCACATTCGATTCTGAGCTGGAATTCCATCTGGAACATCGAGCTACGGGGCAATTTCTCTTTGAATTGGTTTGTCAGACAATTGGTCTGCGGGAAACCTGGTACTTTGGGCTGCAGTATGAAGATTCCAAGGGTAATCTGTCGTGGCTGAAGATGGACAAAAAAGTCCTCGATCAGAGTGTCAATTTGTCCAATGAAGGTGGATGCGTCTTTATGTTCTATGCCAaattttttcccgaaaatgtcaATGAGGAACTTGTCCAGGAAATCACTCAGCACCTGTTCTTCCTCCAAGTGAAACAGGGCATCCTCTCCATGGACATTTACTGCCCACCCGAAGCTTCAGTTCTCCTTGCCTCGTACGCTGTCCAAGCCAAATACGGCGATTACGATGAGGAGAACTGCAAACCAGGCCTTCTGGCTAGTGAAAATCTTCTTCCACAGCGAGTCATTGATCAATATCAGATGACTCCGCGAATGTGGGAAGATCGTATCAAAATCTGGTACTCAGATCACAAGGGAATGTCCAGGGATGAGGCAGAGATggaatatctcaaaattgctCAGGATCTCGATATGTACGGAGTTAATTATTTCCCTATAACT AATAAGAAAAACACCGAGCTCTGGCTCGGTGTGACAGCAATGGGACTGAATATCTACGAGAAGAATAACAAATTGCAGCCAAGGACAACGTTCCAATGGTCAGAAATCCGGCATATTGGCTTCGATGACAAGAAATTCACCATAAAACCAGTAGAAAATAAATCTCCCAATTTCATCTTCATCTCCCAGAAGCTCAGAATCAATAAATTG ATTCTCGATTTGTGCGTTGGGAATCATGATCTCTTCATGCGACGGAGGAAACCAGACACAATGGAGATTCAGCAGATGAAGGCTCAGGCCAAGGAAGAGAAGCAACGAAGACAAATTGAGCGCAATAAATTGTCTAGGGAAAAACAACTGAGGGAACAAGCAGAACGGGATAAGGCCAATTTAGAGCAGAGATTGATGCAACTCCAGGAAGAGATGCAGAATGCCAGTGAAGCTCTC AGACGCTCAGAGGAAGCGGCAGAGATTTATGCAGAAAAGAGTAGAGTGAATCAGGAGCAGATGATTCTGACAGAACACAAAGCGCACACTTTCAAGCAAGAGATGAATCGCTTAAGAGAGACAGCGCTCAAAACTGAGAAGGAGAAG GGTGACTTGGAGAAGAGGATCAGGGACACGGAATTCTACGTGGCAAAATTGACTGAGGAGAAGGAGAAGCGTTCAGCAGAGGCGGACAAACTCAAGAAGGAGTTGATGTACGCCAGAGCAGCTGAACGCGATGCCACGCAGAAACTTCTATCATTCCTCAGCCGAAGTGTCAATCAAAGTTCCTCCGTTGAGCCATCTATCAGTGGCAGTGATGTCACTGAATCCCAGATCCTCGACGTTGAACTCTGCCACTATGACGTCATAGCGGGAGGGGACATGGAGGAGATTGACCGGGAAATAGAGAAGGAGCGGTAA
- the LOC129798414 gene encoding guanine nucleotide-binding protein subunit beta-5 isoform X1 produces the protein MEQKDQKEQKTAKIAVEQSLHPNNSEKIASLTKEAESLKAKLDEERQKLNDLSLSTVADRLEMITYLNIKPRRVLKGHQAKVLCLDWSPDKRKIVSSSQDGKLIVWDAFTTNKEHAVTMPTTWVMACAYAPSGNLVACGGLDNKVTVYPITLEEDISGRKKTVGTHTSYMSCCIFPNSDQQILTGSGDSTCALWDVESGQLLQSFHGHTGDVMSIDLAPNETGNTFVSGSCDKMAFIWDMRSGNVVQSFEGHQSDVNSVKFHPSGDAISTGSDDSTCRLFDMRADKEVAVYSKESIIFGVNSVDFSVSGRLLFAGYNDYTINVWDTLKAQRVCLLYGHENKVSCLQVSPDGTALATGSWDFTLRVNHS, from the exons ATGGAGCAGAAAGACCAGAAGGAGCAGAAAACTGCAAAAATTGCCGTTGAGCAATCCCTTCACCCAaataacagtgagaaaattgCTTCACTGACAAAAGAAGCTGAATCCCTTAAGGCAAAACTCGATGAAGAGCGCCAGAAACTAAATGATTTATCAT taTCAACGGTTGCTGATCGCCTGGAAATGATCACGTACTTGAACATTAAGCCAAGGAGAGTACTAAAGGGTCACCAGGCAAAGGTTCTATGTCTGGATTGGTCTCCGGACAAGAGGAAGATTGTTTCCTCATCCCAAGATGGGAAATTGATTGTTTGGGATGCTTTTACCACTAATAAGGAACATGCTGTTACAATGCCAACGACTTGGGTAATGGCCTGTGCTTATGCCCCATCTGGGAACTTGGTGGCTTGCGGAGGGCTTGACAATAAAGTTACAGTTTATCCAATAACACTTGAAGAAGACATTTCGGGGAGGAAGAAAACTGTGGGAACCCATACAAGTTACATGTCTTGCTGCATCTTTCCGAACTCCGATCAGCAGATACTGACGGGTAGTGGGGATTCAACATGCGCTCTCTGGGATGTGGAATCAGGACAATTGCTGCAGAGCTTCCATGGACACACTGGGGATGTGATGTCCATTGATTTGGCGCCAAATGAGACGGGGAATACTTTTGTGTCTGGAAGTTGCGATAAAATGGCTTTCATCTGGGACATGAGGTCAGGGAATGTGGTGCAATCGTTCGAGGGGCATCAATCTGATGTGaatagcgtcaaattccatccaAGTGGAGATGCTATCTCCACTGGATCTGATGATAGCACT TGCCGTCTATTCGATATGCGTGCTGACAAGGAAGTTGCTGTCTATTCCAAGGAGAGTATTATCTTTGGAGTGAATTCTGTGGATTTTTCGGTTAGTGGAAGGCTTCTTTTTGCTGGATACAATGACTACACCATCAATGTCTGGGACACTCTCAAGGCTCAGCGCGTCTGCTTGCTCTATGGACATGAGAATAAGGTGTCATGCCTCCAAGTGTCTCCAGATGGAACAGCTCTGGCCACAGGAAGCTGGGATTTCACCCTCAGGGTAAATCACTCATAG
- the LOC129798405 gene encoding glia maturation factor gamma, with the protein MADKLCDISPEVREELKKFRFRKSTTNSALILKIDREKQLVILEDQLDDVSVEDLQEQLPGHQPRYVIYSYRMEHEDKRISFPMCFIFYTPRDSQMELQMLYAGTKVALQREADLTRVYEVRELDDFTDEWLREKLK; encoded by the exons ATG GCCGATAAACTGTGTGACATCAGTCCAGAAGTCAGGGAGGAACTGAAAAAATTCAGATTCCGCAAGAGTACAACGAATTCAGCGCTGATCCTGAAAATTGATCGAGAGAAGCAATTGGTGATCCTTGAGGATCAACTGGATGATGTATCAGTGGAGGATCTTCAGGAGCAACTGCCTGGTCATCAGCCACGCTATGTAATCTACAGTTACCGAATGGAGCACGAAGACAAGAGGATTTCCTTCCCAATGTGCTTCATTTTCTATACACCACGGGACAGCCAAATGGAACTCCAGATGCTGTACGCTGGCACCAAGGTGGCCCTCCAGCGTGAAGCTGATCTCACAAGAGTGTATGAGGTGAGGGAATTGGATGATTTCACGGATGAATGGCTGAGAGAGAAGCTAAAGTGA
- the LOC129798378 gene encoding WD repeat-containing protein 74, translated as MISRNSKQSSYTEKNRVFVGSQVGALKEYDLTSETPYKPVNLQKISDLEPGQGITTLRWGNEEETEILLGRNDSVIQVYDLPKNTFTLCKSIPEGAVVGVCRVDGKIIGAAKSGQIHILGNGKEIQTLIAGTDISRMRQCKHNQSLLATGGKDRKNNLKVWNIEQETPIFSSKNVPHDSLQLEVPVWDSDIGFLDCNNLVTASRYGYIRTYDIRKQRRPVHQFVPKDKEPMAFTCLKTHENIVYVGLTTGGIRAFDTRSLKFPIHTYKGSIGSITDLTLDKTGKFLCSTSLERYVRIHSTIDNTILYQCYVKTKPSQVLIKTAEETTNGTTSVTNEEASEDLQESKKMAQEIPSDEEEEDEIVTEYFHDDKPDKLLKRLKRKRKFSN; from the exons ATGATCTCTAGGAATTCTAAACAATCCagttacacagagaaaaatcgtGTATTTGTTGGAAGTCAAGTTGGAGCTCTCAAAG AGTATGATCTGACTAGTGAGACACCCTACAAGCCAGTCAATCTTCAGAAAATCTCAGACTTAGAGCCAGGACAGGGAATAACGACACTTCGTTGGGGCAATGAGGAGGAGACTGAAATCCTTCTGGGAAGAAATGACAGCGTTATACAAGTTTATGATTTACCCAAGAACACCTTCACCCTGTGTAAAAGCATCCCTGAAGGAGCTGTCGTTGGAGTTTGTCGGGTTGATGGAAAAATCATTGGAGCTGCGAAATCTGGACAGATCCATATTTTGGGTAATGGGAAGGAGATCCAGACCCTAATAGCCGGGACAGATATCTCCCGGATGCGACAGTGTAAGCACAATCAAAGTCTCCTAGCCACTGGAGGCAAGGACAGAAAGAATAATCTCAAAGTGTGGAATATTGAGCAAGAAACTCCGATTTTCTCATCGAAAAATGTTCCCCACGACAGTCTTCAGCTCGAAGTTCCCGTTTGGGATTCAGACATTGGTTTCTTGGACTGCAATAACCTCGTCACTGCATCGAGATATGGATATATCCGAACGTATGACATCCGGAAGCAGAGACGTCCAGTTCATCAATTTGTGCCGAAGGACAAGGAGCCCATGGCTTTCACTTGCCTGAAGACTCACGAGAATATCGTCTACGTGGGCCTAACAACCGGTGGGATTCGTGCATTTGACACAAGAAGCCTGAAATTCCCAATTCACACGTACAAAGGTTCAATTGGAAGCATCACAGACTTGACATTAGacaaaacaggcaaatttctgtGTTCAACTTCCTTGGAACGCTACGTGAGGATTCACTCAACAATCGACAACACAATCCTCTATCAGTGCTACGTGAAGACAAAACCCTCTCAAGTCCTCATTAAAACCGCCGAAGAGACAACAAATGGTACGACCAGTGTAACAAATGAAGAGGCATCAGAAGACCTCCAAGAATCCAAAAAAATGGCTCAAGAAATCCCATCAGACGAGGAGGAAGAGGATGAAATTGTAACAGAGTATTTTCATGATGATAAACCAGATAAACTCTTGAAGAGACTCAAgcggaaaagaaaattcagCAATTAA
- the LOC129798414 gene encoding guanine nucleotide-binding protein subunit beta-5 isoform X2, with the protein MEQKDQKEQKTAKIAVEQSLHPNNSEKIASLTKEAESLKAKLDEERQKLNDLSLSTVADRLEMITYLNIKPRRVLKGHQAKVLCLDWSPDKRKIVSSSQDGKLIVWDAFTTNKEHAVTMPTTWVMACAYAPSGNLVACGGLDNKVTVYPITLEEDISGRKKTVGTHTSYMSCCIFPNSDQQILTGSGDSTCALWDVESGQLLQSFHGHTGDVMSIDLAPNETGNTFVSGSCDKMAFIWDMRSGNVVQSFEGHQSDVNSVKFHPSGDAISTGSDDSTCRLFDMRADKEVAVYSKESIIFGVNSVDFSVSGRLLFAGYNDYTINVWDTLKAQRVCLLYGHENKVSCLQVSPDGTALATGSWDFTLRVWA; encoded by the exons ATGGAGCAGAAAGACCAGAAGGAGCAGAAAACTGCAAAAATTGCCGTTGAGCAATCCCTTCACCCAaataacagtgagaaaattgCTTCACTGACAAAAGAAGCTGAATCCCTTAAGGCAAAACTCGATGAAGAGCGCCAGAAACTAAATGATTTATCAT taTCAACGGTTGCTGATCGCCTGGAAATGATCACGTACTTGAACATTAAGCCAAGGAGAGTACTAAAGGGTCACCAGGCAAAGGTTCTATGTCTGGATTGGTCTCCGGACAAGAGGAAGATTGTTTCCTCATCCCAAGATGGGAAATTGATTGTTTGGGATGCTTTTACCACTAATAAGGAACATGCTGTTACAATGCCAACGACTTGGGTAATGGCCTGTGCTTATGCCCCATCTGGGAACTTGGTGGCTTGCGGAGGGCTTGACAATAAAGTTACAGTTTATCCAATAACACTTGAAGAAGACATTTCGGGGAGGAAGAAAACTGTGGGAACCCATACAAGTTACATGTCTTGCTGCATCTTTCCGAACTCCGATCAGCAGATACTGACGGGTAGTGGGGATTCAACATGCGCTCTCTGGGATGTGGAATCAGGACAATTGCTGCAGAGCTTCCATGGACACACTGGGGATGTGATGTCCATTGATTTGGCGCCAAATGAGACGGGGAATACTTTTGTGTCTGGAAGTTGCGATAAAATGGCTTTCATCTGGGACATGAGGTCAGGGAATGTGGTGCAATCGTTCGAGGGGCATCAATCTGATGTGaatagcgtcaaattccatccaAGTGGAGATGCTATCTCCACTGGATCTGATGATAGCACT TGCCGTCTATTCGATATGCGTGCTGACAAGGAAGTTGCTGTCTATTCCAAGGAGAGTATTATCTTTGGAGTGAATTCTGTGGATTTTTCGGTTAGTGGAAGGCTTCTTTTTGCTGGATACAATGACTACACCATCAATGTCTGGGACACTCTCAAGGCTCAGCGCGTCTGCTTGCTCTATGGACATGAGAATAAGGTGTCATGCCTCCAAGTGTCTCCAGATGGAACAGCTCTGGCCACAGGAAGCTGGGATTTCACCCTCAGG GTTTGGGCTtaa
- the LOC129798365 gene encoding moesin/ezrin/radixin homolog 2 isoform X1, translating to MVDILKMRPFRRKKSKKQLPVKVITFDSELEFHLEHRATGQFLFELVCQTIGLRETWYFGLQYEDSKGNLSWLKMDKKVLDQSVNLSNEGGCVFMFYAKFFPENVNEELVQEITQHLFFLQVKQGILSMDIYCPPEASVLLASYAVQAKYGDYDEENCKPGLLASENLLPQRVIDQYQMTPRMWEDRIKIWYSDHKGMSRDEAEMEYLKIAQDLDMYGVNYFPITNKKNTELWLGVTAMGLNIYEKNNKLQPRTTFQWSEIRHIGFDDKKFTIKPVENKSPNFIFISQKLRINKLILDLCVGNHDLFMRRRKPDTMEIQQMKAQAKEEKQRRQIERNKLSREKQLREQAERDKANLEQRLMQLQEEMQNASEALRRSEEAAEIYAEKSRVNQEQMILTEHKAHTFKQEMNRLRETALKTEKEKGDLEKRIRDTEFYVAKLTEEKEKRSAEADKLKKELMYARAAERDATQKLLSFLSRSVNQSSSVEPSISGSDVTESQILDVELCHYDVIAGGDMEEIDREIEKERVECLEKSKQVQHQLRELRSEIELLKIQENQCVLDIINADQLRQGETKYSTLKKLKSGSTKSRVAFFEEL from the exons ATGGTGGATATCCTGAAAATGCGCCCCTTCCGTCGAAAGAAGTCCAAGAAGCAACTCCCCGTGAAGGTGATCACATTCGATTCTGAGCTGGAATTCCATCTGGAACATCGAGCTACGGGGCAATTTCTCTTTGAATTGGTTTGTCAGACAATTGGTCTGCGGGAAACCTGGTACTTTGGGCTGCAGTATGAAGATTCCAAGGGTAATCTGTCGTGGCTGAAGATGGACAAAAAAGTCCTCGATCAGAGTGTCAATTTGTCCAATGAAGGTGGATGCGTCTTTATGTTCTATGCCAaattttttcccgaaaatgtcaATGAGGAACTTGTCCAGGAAATCACTCAGCACCTGTTCTTCCTCCAAGTGAAACAGGGCATCCTCTCCATGGACATTTACTGCCCACCCGAAGCTTCAGTTCTCCTTGCCTCGTACGCTGTCCAAGCCAAATACGGCGATTACGATGAGGAGAACTGCAAACCAGGCCTTCTGGCTAGTGAAAATCTTCTTCCACAGCGAGTCATTGATCAATATCAGATGACTCCGCGAATGTGGGAAGATCGTATCAAAATCTGGTACTCAGATCACAAGGGAATGTCCAGGGATGAGGCAGAGATggaatatctcaaaattgctCAGGATCTCGATATGTACGGAGTTAATTATTTCCCTATAACT AATAAGAAAAACACCGAGCTCTGGCTCGGTGTGACAGCAATGGGACTGAATATCTACGAGAAGAATAACAAATTGCAGCCAAGGACAACGTTCCAATGGTCAGAAATCCGGCATATTGGCTTCGATGACAAGAAATTCACCATAAAACCAGTAGAAAATAAATCTCCCAATTTCATCTTCATCTCCCAGAAGCTCAGAATCAATAAATTG ATTCTCGATTTGTGCGTTGGGAATCATGATCTCTTCATGCGACGGAGGAAACCAGACACAATGGAGATTCAGCAGATGAAGGCTCAGGCCAAGGAAGAGAAGCAACGAAGACAAATTGAGCGCAATAAATTGTCTAGGGAAAAACAACTGAGGGAACAAGCAGAACGGGATAAGGCCAATTTAGAGCAGAGATTGATGCAACTCCAGGAAGAGATGCAGAATGCCAGTGAAGCTCTC AGACGCTCAGAGGAAGCGGCAGAGATTTATGCAGAAAAGAGTAGAGTGAATCAGGAGCAGATGATTCTGACAGAACACAAAGCGCACACTTTCAAGCAAGAGATGAATCGCTTAAGAGAGACAGCGCTCAAAACTGAGAAGGAGAAG GGTGACTTGGAGAAGAGGATCAGGGACACGGAATTCTACGTGGCAAAATTGACTGAGGAGAAGGAGAAGCGTTCAGCAGAGGCGGACAAACTCAAGAAGGAGTTGATGTACGCCAGAGCAGCTGAACGCGATGCCACGCAGAAACTTCTATCATTCCTCAGCCGAAGTGTCAATCAAAGTTCCTCCGTTGAGCCATCTATCAGTGGCAGTGATGTCACTGAATCCCAGATCCTCGACGTTGAACTCTGCCACTATGACGTCATAGCGGGAGGGGACATGGAGGAGATTGACCGGGAAATAGAGAAGGAGCG TGTTGAATGCTTGGAGAAATCCAAGCAGGTTCAGCATCAACTGCGGGAGCTTCGGTCTGAGATTGAGCTGCTGAAAATTCAGGAGAATCAGTGCGTGCTGGACATCATAAATGCTGACCAGTTGCGCCAGGGTGAGACGAAGTACTCAACACTGAAGAAGCTCAAGTCCGGCTCCACAAAGTCCAGAGTGGCCTTCTTTGAGGAGCTGTGA
- the LOC129798400 gene encoding spermidine synthase yields MDLSMKNWFCEVNDLWPGQCMSLKVKKMLWEEKSKFQHIQIFESESYGRVLTLDGIIQCTERDEFAYQEMISFLPLCCHPEPRKVLIVGGGDGGVAREVVKHPLVQEVYQVEIDDRVVELSKQFLPFMACGFQSPKLNLTIGDGFDFMKNHVGEFDVIITDSSDPVGPAVCLFQESYFNLMKRALRPGGIVCSQGGTYWTEMKQVQDTLAHCRSQFPVAGYAISTVPTYPCGQIGYVIGSLNESTNLREPAVTFTDEELEKMQMRYYTSDVHRAAFTLPRYAAKALN; encoded by the exons ATGGATCTCTCTATGAAAAATTGGTTTTGCGAAGTGAATGACTTGTGGCCGGGACAGTGCATGTCGCTAAAAGTGAAAAAGATGCTATGGGAGGAAAAGTCCAAATTCCAACATATCCAAATCTTCGAATC GGAGTCCTATGGACGCGTTCTGACGCTCGATGGTATCATTCAGTGCACAGAAAGGGATGAATTTGCCTACCAGGAGATGATCTCCTTCCTGCCACTTTGTTGCCATCCGGAACCGCGGAAAGTGCTAATTGTTGGTGGGGGTGATGGTGGAGTTGCCAGGGAGGTGGTGAAACATCCCCTTGTGCAGGAAGTCTATCAAGTTGAGATTGATGATCGTGTGGTTGAGCTTTCAAAGCAATTCCTCCCTTTCATGGCTTGTGGCTTCCAGTCGCCCAAGCTGAATCTCACCATTGGTGATGGCTTTGACTTCATGAAGAACCACGTGGGCGAATTTGACGTAATCATCACGGACAGCAGTGATCCCGTTGGCCCAGCTGTCTGCCTCTTCCAGGAATCCTACTTCAATCTCATGAAGCGAGCCCTGAGGCCCGGGGGAATTGTCTGTTCCCAGGGTGGAACCTACTGGACTGAGATGAAGCAGGTGCAGGACACCCTTGCTCACTGTCGCAGTCAATTTCCCGTTGCCGGATATGCCATTTCGACTGTGCCAACGTATCCATGTGGACAGATTGGCTACGTCATCGGCTCCCTCAATGAG TCGACAAATCTACGAGAGCCGGCTGTGACGTTCACGGACGAGGAGCTGGAAAAGATGCAGATGCGCTACTACACCTCTGACGTCCACCGGGCAGCCTTCACTCTGCCCAGGTATGCTGCTAAGGCCCTCAACTGA